One window from the genome of Cryptococcus tetragattii IND107 chromosome 2, whole genome shotgun sequence encodes:
- a CDS encoding phosphoribosylaminoimidazolecarboxamide formyltransferase/IMP cyclohydrolase: MSSEAPIALLSVYDKTGLLPFAKSLKELGFRLLGSGGTAKMIREAGMEIEDVSNITKAPEMLGGRVKTLHPAVHGGILSRDIPSDLADLATNKISPITLVVCNLYPFVLQTSKPDCTLAGAIEEIDIGGVTLLRAAAKNHGRVSIISSPSDYETIVAELKAKGEVSSETRRGLAIKAFEDTKSYDEAISDYFRKVYATPGVEDDMKAGAGVGYQRLALRYGANPHQKPAQAFVEQGEMPIKVLSGSPGYINLLDALNSWALVKELAAGLNLPAAASFKHVSPAGAAVGLPLDERAAKVFGVEDLKELSPLACAYARARGADRMSSFGDFIALSHTVDTPTAKIISREVSDGVIAPGYEPEALEILRKKKGGKYCVLQMDSSYCPPEMETRQVYGISLQQKRNDCKIDESLFRKVVTANKDLPKSAITDLVVATLALKYTQSNSVCYALNGTVIGLGAGQQSRIHCTRLAGDKADNWWLRHHPRVLSLPFKKGTKRADKANAIDLFVTGQAFEAEGGERAQWERLFETVPEPLTKEEREKHMKELTGVACASDAFFPFPDNVHRAKRSGATYLAAPSGSIMDKECIKAADESNLVFCHTDLRLFHH, from the exons ATGTCTTCCGAGGCTCCCATTG CGCTTCTCTCCGTCTACGACAAGACCGGCCTCCTTCCATTCGCCAAAAGCCTCAAGGAGCTCGGCTTCAGGCTTTTGGGCAGCGGTGGTACCGCCAAGATGATCCGAGAGGCTGGTATGGAGATCGA GGATGTTTCCAACATCACCAAGGCCCCTGAGATGCTGGGCGGCCGAGTCAAGACTCTTCACCCCGCTGTTCACGGTG GTATCCTTTCTCGAGACATTCCTTCTGACCTTGCCGACCTCGCTACCAACAAGATCTCTCCCATCACTCTCGTTGTCTGCAACCTCTATCCCTTCGTTCTTCAAACCTCCAAGCCTGACTGCACCCTTGCCGGTGCCATCGAGGAGATTGATATCGGTGGGGTCACCCTCCTCCGTGCCGCTGCCAAGAACCACGGTCGTGTCTCTATtatatcttctccttccgacTACGAGACCATCGTCGCTGAACTCAAGGCCAAGGGGGAAGTCTCTTCCGAGACCAGGAGAGGTCTTGCCATCAAGGCTTTTGAGGACACCAAGAGCTACGACGAGGCTATCAGCGACTACTTCAGGAAGGTCTACGCTACGCCCGGcgttgaggatgacatGAAGGCAGGTGCTGGTGTTGGATACCAGAGGCTCGCTTTGAGGTACGGTGCCAACCCTCACCAGAAACCCGCCCAGGCTTTCGTTGAGCAGGGCGAGATGCCTATCAAGGTTCTCTCTGGCTCTCCCGGTTACAtcaaccttcttgacgCCCTCAACTCTTGGGCGCTCGTGAAGGAGCTCGCCGCCGGTCTCAACcttcctgctgctgcttcctTCAAGCACGTCTCCCCTGCCGGTGCCGCCGTCGGTCTTCCTCTCGATGAGCGTGCCGCCAAGGTCTTTGGTGTTGAAGACTTGAAGGAATTGTCTCCTCTTGCTTGCGCTTACGCTAGGGCTCGAGGTGCCGACAGGATGTCGTCTTTCGGCGATTTTATCGCTCTCTCCCACACTGTCGACACTCCTACCGCCAAGATCATTTCTCGAGAAGTCTCAGACGGTGTCATCGCTCCTGGCTACGAGCCCGAGGCTCTTGAGATCCTccgcaagaagaagggtggcaAGTATTGTGTCCTCCAGATGGATTCCAGCTACTGCCCCCCCGAGATGGAGACCCGGCAGGTCTACGGCATTTCCCTCCAACAGAAGCGAAATGACTGTAAGATTGACGAGTCCCTCTTTAGGAAGGTTGTCACCGCCAACAAGGATCTTCCCAAGTCTGCTATCACCGACCTCGTCGTCGCTACCCTCGCTCTCAAGTACACCCAATCCAACTCTGTCTGTTACGCTCTCAACGGTACCGTCATCGGTCTTGGTGCAGGCCAGCAGTCTCGTATCCACTGCACTCGTCTCGCGGGTGACAAGGCTGACAATTGGTGGCTTCGACACCATCCTCGTGTCCTCTCGTTGCCCTTTAAGAAAGGTACCAAGCGAGCCGACAAGGCCAATGCCATTGACTTGTTCGTCACTGGTCAGGCGTTCGAGGCCGAGGGCGGTGAGCGTGCGCAGTGGGAGAGGTTGTTCGAGACCGTGCCCGAGCCTTTgacaaaggaagaaagggaaaagcaCATGAAGGAGTTGACTGGTGTCGCTTGTGCTTCCGacgccttcttccccttccccgaCAATGTTCACCGAGCGAAGAGGAGTGGTGCCACCTACCTCGCGGCCCCGAGCGGAAGTATCATGGACAAGGAGTGTATTAAAGCTGCGGATGAGAGTAACTTGGTGTTCTGCCACACTGACCTGAGATTG TTCCACCATTAA